The Aquitalea magnusonii region AGCCGCACCACCTCTTCGCCCAGGGCAGACAGCGCGCGCGATATCGTCGGCTGACTTAAGCCTGTTTTTTCAACAAGTTGCCTGGCGGTACAAAGCCCGGCAGCCAGTTGTTGGCGGATGGAATCTGCATGACGCGACATGATGTGAATTGAATTATGAATAGATAAATGAATAGCTATTCTAGACCTAATCCACACTGGCGTCACGCAGCCCCCTCTGCCGGCATCGCCAGCACAGGCCAGCCCGGCGGCCACCTTGCCCCGCTGCCTTATTCCGTCCGCCGCAGCAGCAAATCTTCATAGAAGGCCCCATAGGGCAAGACGGGATGGCGAATCTGGATTTCCAGAATCCACAAGCCGGTGTCCGGACAGGCGGCAAAGTCGCCCAGCTTGCCCGCCTGATAAATGGCATGCGGGAAGTCGGACACCCGATGGCCGCGCACTTCCAGATTCAGCTGCCAGCCCATGGCAGCGGCCTGCCGGGCCGCGTAATCATACAAGGCGGCTCCGGCACAGCCGGTGCGCTGCCACCAGTCACGCACCCGTTGCCACAGCGTCTGTGCCGCCAGCGCGCAGGCCCGCATCTGCTCATCATCGCCCACCACAAAGCTGGCACCGGCATCACCTTCGTGACCATCCCACACCACGCCAAGATCGATGAAATAGATATCGTTTTCCGCCAGCACAATCTCCGGCTTGCTTTGCTGGTGGAAGGTTTGCAGCGTATTGCACGCAAAGCGGATGACGATGCCGTGCCAGATCCGCTCCATTCCCATGGCCTCCAACGTGCGGCGCGCCACGGCCTTGGCTTGCCGCTCGGTCATGCCGGGACGGATCTGCGCGGCAATGCGGTGAATGGCGTCAAAGGTAAGATCGCGGGCTTGTTGCATCTTGGCCAGGGAAAACTGCGGGCCTACCGCTTGCGGATGCGGGCTGTGGGTATGGGTCATGGCAAAACCTGTGCGGGAGCAAACAAGAGAAACTAGCATCCCGGCGGCACCCGCCGGCATGACACAGGCGGCGGTTTCTGCCAGTTTTACGACCACACAAGCGGAAGCCGCCTTTATACTGCAACACCACGCCAACACTGCCATCTGCCATGACACAGCGCACCACCACCTTGCTATTTGCCCTCTCGCTTGCTGCTGTACTGTCTGCCTGCACTACCGCACCGGCCAGCCCTGCCATGCCTGCAGTTGGGCTGGCCAATCCGGCGTCGCTGCATTGCCTGCAGCGCGGAGGCCAGCTACTGCCACGTCAGGACCAGACAGGTAATGAATACGCCATGTGCCGACTGCCAGACGGCCAACTGCTCGAAGAGTGGGCACTGTTCCGCCAGGATAAGAACCACTAACAAAAACCTGCTGCCGCCTTGCAGCACCTGGCCGCACTGCCGCCATGGCCGGCGGCAGTACCGCTTGCCCAGGGATGCGGCGCGATTTTGTTAGCTGCAAAGGCAACTGCAGCCGCAATATCGCGCCGCATGTCATCCCATCCGCCGCCAATGCGTTAAGACAAGAGAGTATGGCCAACAGGCCATGCGTGACTGCGCCAAGGTTTGTCCTGGCGCACTTTACTTTCCCGCAACTGGATACTCTTACCATGAAACGCATTCTGCTTTGCTGTCTTGCTAGCCTCGCCCTGTCTGCCTGTTCCAGCAACAAGGCACCGCAGGCTCCGGCCAGCACCCCGGTAGCCGCCGCACCGCAAGCCGCCCAGCCGGTGACAGACAGCGCAGCACTCGCCAAAGCCGCCCTCGACAAGAAGATTGATGCCAATATGGCCGCCAATCCGGCATTTGTACCGTTTGCCAACGACAGCCGAGAGCTGGATGAAGTGGGCAAGGGCCAGATTCTGCGCCAGATTGCCAGCTTCCAGTCCGACAAAAAGCTGATCGTGCGTGGCTACTGCCAGCGCGGCAGCACCAGCAACGCCCGCGCCGTGGCCCATGCCCGCGCCGTGGCCGTGAAGCAGTTCCTGGTGGCGTCCGGCGTGTCGGCCAAACACATCATCCTGCGCATCAATACCGACAAGCAGGCCCAGGGCGTACAGATTTCCGGCAAGTAAGCGCCCCATCCCTGCCAGCAGGCTGGCGCGAGCGGGCTTTGTTCTATATACTTGTCAGTCTTATCTGGGGGCGACCTGGTTTCGACGGGGGTTGCGAAGCAGATGAGGGCATACCGGGATTTCAGTCACCCCGTAAAACACTGAATTTTTTTAGTCGCAAACGACGAAACTTACGCTCTAGCAGCCTAACGGCCGGCTAGACACTACAACGGTTCGCAGATGGGCCGGGGGCGTCAAAACCCTGTAGTGTCACTCTACATCTGCTAGTGCCTTTCCGGGTTACTTGGTCTGGTGCGAAACTTTAGGTAACTCGCCAAAGCTCAGCCTGTCCGTCGGCGTAGCGGAGGTTAAATCCAAATGACACGACTAAGTATGTAGAACTCACTGTAGAGGACTTTCGGACGCGGGTTCGATTCCCGCCGCCTCCACCAGAACCTCTAAAAGCCATTGATGATCAGTATTTACTGATTCTCAATGGCTTTTTTCATGCCTTGTTAGCTAAGGGTGACACCCACGGACTGCCAGATGCTGCGGCAGTCCGTGTGGTTTACAGCGTGTAGGCTTGCAGGGTGGCGATTTGTTTTTCTGCCAGTTGTGCCAGATGGCTTGCCGTATCCGCCGTGGTTTGCGCGGCGGCATTGGCTTGTTCTGCCATCTGTGCGCTGCGCTCCACTTCCCCGGCAATATTGTCGCTGGCCACGCCCTGCTGGCTGATGGCCGCGCTGATTTCATCCACCAGATTGCCGGCAGCGGCCGAGGCGGTGCCGATTTGCTTGATGGCATGATCGGCCAGGTCTGCCCTGGCCACGCCACTGCTTACCCGTTGCTCTGCCGACTGCATCTGTTCAAAGGCTTGTTGCGCGCGGGTAATCATGGTGTCGATGGTTGTCGCGATTTCCTGTGTTGAACGCGCGGTACGCTCGGCCAGCTTGCGAACCTCATCTGCCACCACGGCAAAACCGCGCCCCTGTTCGCCGGCACGGGCGGCTTCGATGGCTGCGTTCAGTGCCAGCAGATTGGTCTGGTCGGCAATGTCGCGGATCACCATTACCACCATGCTGACCTTGCCACTGTCGTCTTCCAGTGCGCGGATGCTGGCGGATGCGGTTTCTACCATAGTGGCAATCTCGCGAATGTCCGTGATGGTCTGCCCGACAATGTCCGAGCATTCGGCAAGCAACTGGCCGGCATTGCCGGACTGTGCATTGGCTTCCTGCGCACGGCTGGCAATGTGATTGATGCTGACGGTCATTTCTTCTATGGTTGCCGCCATGCTTGCGGCTGCCTGGCTTTGCTCTGACGATGCGCAGGATACTTGTCCGGCGGTGTCGGACATCAGTGCCGAAGCCTGGGCAACCTGTTGCGCGCCTTGCAGGATGCTGCCCAGATTTGCCTGCAGCACGGCCAGCAGATGATTGAAGGCCTCGGCGGTGCAACCGATTTCATCCTGCTGCTGTACCTTGGCGCGCTGGGTGAAGTCCAGGGTGCGGCTGACCTCCAGCATGCTGCCTTGCATGCCCGCCAGGCCGCGGCGTATGGTGCGGAACAATTGCGCACCCAGCACGCCGGATGCGATGAGTGACAAGGCCATCAGGCCAATGGCCATTTGCATCGAGGCGCTGTAGCTGTCCTGGTTTTGCTGATCCAGGCTGTGTACCTGCTGAAAGATGTAGGCAACGTGCTCATTAAAGCGCTGCCCCAGCGCCGTGCTCATGGCGCGGGCATCCACCACCAGCGCACGGAATGCACCGTCGCGGTCGGTGGCACTCTGGCTGACCACGCGATCCCTTACCGTCCGGTAGCGCTCCAGGGCTTGCTGATCGGCAGCCAGCATCCGCATGTCGGCCTCGTCGCTGGCGTGGTGCGCGCGGTAGCCGGCCAGAAAGTCATCCAGCTTGCGATCATTGTCGAGCATGGCCTGCCTGGCGGCCTGGCGTATGGTTGTATCCGGTGCCACCAGAAACTTCAGGGTTGCCAGCCGCATTTCTGCCATGCTGTGCTGCGCCTCGGTAATGGCGGCAATGCTGGCCGTCGTATTGAGTGACACAAACCGGAAACGCTGCTGGGCTTGATGCAACTGCCAGAGTCCGTAAGAACCAACGAGCAGCATGGCCAGCAAGCCGACCGCCTGGGTCAGGATAATGCGGTGAGTGATTTGCATAGTGTTCTCATAGGGATAAGTGCCTGTCACCCACCCGGAGCGCAATATCCATGCCAGGTAAATTTTAAAATAAACCCGTTGATTTTAAACCGTATTATTTATGCCGCATGCCATGGCCCTACGGCATGCCGTAAACAAGTCCCAAGAAAATGGACGGATTTCCGTCATCCGGCACCGCGGTGACAGCAAGCCAGTAAAAGCAGCAAGGCTTGGGAGTGCGATGGGCAGCAAAGCTGGCAAGCCTGGCGCATGGGGCCAACAGCAACGGGTAAGTGTCAGGCGCTCAGGCGGCCAAGGTGGCCGGCAAGACAAGGCGGCAGCAGGAAGCGCCACCAGAGGGGGGGTGATGTAAACAGCGGAGCCGCCAGCAGCAGCGGCCCGAAAAGGCCGCGGGCCGGTTGGCAAGCGCATGGCCTGCCACCCGGCCCGCCGTCCTGACTAGCCCAGTTGTTGCGCCAGTCTGGCGATGTGTTCCGGCGTAATGCCGCAGCAGCCGCCCACAATACCTGCCCCCTTGCCTACCCAGCGCTCGGCCCAGCCCAGGTAGTTTTGCGGTGTCAGGTCGGCACGGATTTCGTCCAGCGTGGCATTGGCCTTGGCATCTTTCGGGGTGGGCGGGAAGGCATTGGCATACACGCCCAGTTGCAGGCTTTGGCCTTGTTCTTGCAGCACGGCATTGGCGGCATCCAGCGCCGCTTCCATCACCTCGGGCTGGCTGCAGTTGAACAGCACGGCAGCCGCGCCCAGCTTGATGGCTTCGGCCACGGCCGCGCTGACGGTTTCGCCGGAGCGCAGCCGTGCCACGCTGTCGACATCTTCATCCTGCAGGGTGAAGGACAGCCACAGCGGCTTATCCTGCTCGCCCAATGCCTGACGCACGGCGCGCACCTCGGCCAGCGAGCTTTGGGTTTCGGCCAGCCATACGTCCACATGCGGCGCAAGCCCGGCAATCAGCACCCGGTGAATGGCCAGTGAATCCGCCTCGTTGAACAGGTCGGGGCGATAGGAACCCAGCGCCGGCGGCAGCGAACCTGCCACCAGTACCGCATGCGCGGCCTTGTTCGCGCTGCGGCGGGCCAGCTCACCCGCCAATGCGGCCAGACGCTCGCCGTGCTGCTCGAAACGCTGCTGGCCGATGTGAAACGGCACCACGGCGTAGCTGTTGGTGGTAATCACGCGGGCTCCGGCATTGACGAAGGCATCATGTGCCTGCTCGACAAAATGCGGACCTTCCAGCAGCGCCAGTGCCGACCATTCCGGCTGCTGGAACGGCGCACCAATGCGTTTGAGTTCGCGGCCCATGCCGCCATCGAGAATCAGGGTTTGGCTCATATGCTTATCCAGGCAATTCAGCGCGATCAGCAGCGCCTGCGGCGTGCATGATGCGTGAAAATGTTATATATTTATACGCAAACAAATTGGTAATTATTATAATAGTTTGATATATAGATTAACACCCAAACAGCATTCAGACCATAAAAATGTTCCAAAGACAAACCAAGATCACCAAGACGCTGACCGCCCTTGCCCTGCTGGCCGCCAGCCAGAGCCATGCCGGTGCCACCCTGGACCACGTGCAGAAAAGCGGCGTACTGCGCGGCGTGCTGCTGGAAAGCTACCCGCCCTACTCCTTCCTTAACAGCAAAAACCAGTTGGATGGCTTTGATGTGGATGTGGCCAAGGCCGTGGCGAAAAAGCTGGGCGTCAAGCTGAAACTGGACACCCCGTCCTGGGAAGTGATTGCCGCCGGCAAATGGGGCGCGCGTTGGGATATCTGCATCTGCTCGATGACGCCCAACAAGGAAAGAGCCCAGGTACTGGACTTCCCGGTGTTCTACTACAACTCGCCGGCAGTACTGATTGCCAATGTGGCTGACAAGAAAACCCGCAGCATCAAGGACCTGGAGGGCAAGAAGATTGCCGTACAGCAAGGCTCCTCCTATGAAAGCTATCTGCAGAAGAAGCTGATCATTGAAGCGCCGAATGCCGTGCAGCCGGCCTACCCCTTCAACAAGGTGGTGATTGCGCCGTATGACAACGAGGAACTGGCCTACCAGGACCTGGCGCTGGGCGCGGGCAAGCGCGTGGATGCGGTGATTTCCAACCTGGTGACCGCGCGTGAACGCATCAGCAAGACCGGCAAGTTCCGCATTGTGGGCAGCCCGCTGTACCAGGAACCCAACTGGGTGGCCGTGGACAAGGGCGATGCGCAATGGAATGCCCGCGTCAAACAAATCATTACCGAGCTGAAGAAAGACGGCACGCTCAGCGCCATTTCCAAAAAATGGATTGGCAGCGATATCACCAACTAAGAACCAGCCCCGTGGCGGCATGCAGCCGTCCGGGGCTTTCTGCTTTTGTCTGTCCGCATCATGAAACTGGAAAATCGATTCAGGCTGCAAGTCGGCCTGGTCATGTTGTGTCTGCTGGGCGGCTTTGTCTGGTTCGTCAATGCCTTTGAACTGGACTACCACTTTGCCCTGAGCAAGCTGCCCCTGCTGGCCGGGCTGGAATTAAGCCCGGAAGGCTTTATCCAGGGCATTCCGCTTACCCTGTTGCTCTGCCTGCTGTCCACCGTGCTGGCGGTGATGATTGGCATGCTGTCTGCGCTGGGCCGCTTGTCGCAAAACCCGCTGCTGTACGGCCTGGCCACCTTTTACAATTCCTTCTTCAAGGGTACGCCGCTCCTGGTGCAGATCCTGCTGATCTACCTGGGCCTGCCGCAGCTGGGAGTCGTACCCACCGCCATTCCGTCCGGTGTGGCCGCGCTGGCGCTGTGCTATGGCGCTTACCTGAGCGAAGTATTCCGCTCCGCCATTCTGTCCATCCACCGTGGTCAGTGGGATGCCGGCAAGGCACTGGGGCTCAAGCCGCAGGCCATCATGCGCCACATCATTTTGCCGCAGGCAATGAAAGTGGCGGTGCCACCCACCTTCAGCATGTTCATTTCCATGTTGAAGGACTCCTCGCTGGTGTCGGTGATGGGCCTGTGGGAGCTGATGTTCCTGGCGCAAAGCTATGGCCGTTCGGCTTACCGCTATATGGAGATGCTGCTCACCGCGGCCATCCTGTACTGGCTGCTGTCCATCGTGCTGGAACTGTTCCAGCACCGGCTGGAAGTCAGGCTGTCCGCATCCAGCCGCCGCTGAACACCCACCTCACAGCCGTCCGCCCCTGCCCTGCAGTGAGCGGACCACCCAAGCGGCTGCCAGCATGGCGATCAGCAGCAATACGGCGCTGTTTGCGGGCAGCGCGGAATAACGCCCTCCTAGCACGCCGCGCAGCAAGTCCACCGCGTACGCGGCTGGATTCAGCCTGGCCAGCCCTTGCAGCCAGGCTGGTGCCAGTTCCAGCGGGTACAAGGCCCCGGACAACAAGAACATCGGCAGGGTGAGCGTGTTGGATACCACCGGAAACACCATCACAGAACGGAAAGGCAGCGCCATCACCAGCGCCAGTGCCGAAAAAACCAGCGCGCACAAGCACATGGCCAGCAGGAAAGACAGCAGCGACAGCGGCGAAAAAGCCAGCCCCAACACCGGGGCAAACGGCAGCAGCAATACCGATTGCACCAGCGCCACAACGGTACAGGACAGGATTCTGGCCAGCGCCAGCGTGCTGCGCGGCAAGGGAGAAACCAGCAGCGCCCTGAACACTCCCACCTGACGGTCATGCACCACGCCCACCGCTGCCGATGCGGCGGCAAACATCAGCGACATGGCCACGATGCCCGGATAGATATAAGCCTGATAACGGCTGTCCAGCGCATAGGTGCCACCAGCAAGACCGGCCCCCAGAATAAACAGATACATCAGCGGCTGCGCCAGGCTTAGCAGGATGCGCAGTGGATTGAGCCAGTAGCGCTTGAGTTCCAGCCAGATCAGCAGCAACAGCGTTTGCGGCAGCATCAGCGCGCTCCCGCCGTGGCAGCCGCAATGGGCTGCAGCCGGCCATCCACCAGCCGGATGCACTGCTCTGCCGCCGCGGCTTCTTCTGGCCGATGGGTGCTGAACAACACCGTCACCCCCTGTTGACGCAGCCCGGCGATCTGTTGCCAGAATGCCCGGCTGGCAGCCTCATCCAGCCCCTGGGTAGGCTCATCCAGCAGCAGCAGGCGCGGTGCGGCCAGGCTGGCCCGCATCAGTTCCAGTTGCCGACGCTGACCACCGGACAGACTTTCCACCCTGCGCCCGGCCATCGGCTCCCAGCCGCAGGCCGCCAGTTGCGCCGCGCAGCGGCTGCGGGCGGCGGCACCGGCAAAACCATAGCAACAGGCAATCAGCAGCAGGTTGTCCCACACCGACAAGCGCGGCTCCAGCGCGCCATCCTGAAACACCACGCCCAACTGGCGGCGGATGTCAGCCGCCTGGCGGCGTGCATCCAAACCCAGAATATGGACACTGCCCTGATCGGGCTGCAGCATGGTGGCCACTACGGCCAGCAAGGTGCTAGCGCATGCATCCTACGTCCTTGGCATTTTTGCTGAAATTGATACGAATCAATCAAAGCGGGACGCAATGACTCTGGAATGAAATCAACGGCAAAGCCCCCGCCACCGGCACGGCGCAGGGTCAGTTGCTACAGGATGGAGATAACGATGGGATGCGCCCTGCCCGCAGCGCAATAGCGGCGGCCAGGCACGCGCGCCCGGTCTGCTCAGCCTGTCTGGCGGCAGGAATCGGCAGCACCGGCAGGCACTGCCATTGCCGGATCGAAATGCAGCCACTGCGGCCCGGCCTCCGTCAGCGACAGCCAGTCAAGCAGCCCATTACTGCGCACCAGCCCTACACTGCCCAGAGGCCGCCAGCTCACCGGGCGGCCATTGCTGGCCGCTAGCAGCCCGGCCAGGCGCAAAGAGGCCGAACCGGCCACCAACTGCATCAGGCGGCCATCCGCCGCCGGCAGATAAACCGAATTGCCAGCGGCCGCCATGCCCGCCTCGCGTACCAGCAGCGGCAGGCAGTCCAGCCGGGCTTGCGTGCGGCCGGCACTATCCACCAGCATGGCAAAGCCGTGGCCGTCAGCATTGCCGGCCAGCAGGAAACGGGCCGGCTCGGGCAGCCAGATCAGGTTGTAGCTGTAATACTGCAGGCGCTCCCACAGTACCCGCTCACCACTGATGGTGCCCTTGTACACATCCAGCAGCGCCATTTTCAGCCGCGCGTCCTGCCTGCCGGGGACAAACTGCTGCCACAGCAGCAGCGCAACACGCTCTGCGCCAGCCAGCATCGGCCACCAAGCCCGCTGCCCGTCGGCAATATCCAGGCTGTACAGTGGCCGGCCATCCGCATCGTAAACCCCGGCATACACGCCGTTGCCGCTGCCCAGATCATCCACCCCGCCGCCATCCACCCAGCCATCGGAATAAAACAGCACAAAACGCTCGCCCACCGCCGCCACATGGCCGGAATGGGTACCGGCCTCCACGGTTTGCGGATAGGGTTTGACCGGCCGCAAGGCGGCATCGTAAACCCCGTAACGCTGGCTGACTTCCTGCCCCGAGCGCCAGCCATCCTCGAAGGTCAGCATCACCCGTCCGCGGGTATTGCGCGCAGCGGATACCGGCTCCTGCGCTTCCGGCCTGGCAATGAATACCCGTGGTCGGCCAACGGCACCGTCCGTCGCCCGCCACGGCTGGACATAGACATCATGGGTCCAGCTACCGGCACGGTCCGGACCACGCGGCGGCAGGCCGGCGCTGCTGAAAAACACATTGAAACTGCCCGGTTCTGCTGCCGGCACCGCCGCCACGCCATGCATGAAGCGGCGCAAGTCGCCCTGGTCCGGGCGCAAGCCAGCCCGCGCTTGGCCAGCAGGCAGCAGCGCCAACAGGCAGCTCATTAGCAGGATATTGCTCAACAGGTGCATGTTTACTCCTTGAGACGACACGGCCACGCGCCAATGGCACCGTCATGGTAGTCCACCAGCCTCCTGCGCGCTGCCTGCAACGGCGGACGAGCCAGCGCTGCCGGCCAAACCCGCCTTATTCACTTTACTGATAAGCAATGCTTGATTAATTGCTTATCCGAATATAGCAGCCACGTTATAGTCGCCGCAGGCCGCCACCAGGCGGCAAGACATCACGACAAAAACAGCCAGGAGTACCTTGTGAAACGATTTGCCATTGCCGCCCTGCTCGCCTCCATTCTGCCGGGCCTTGCCGCCGCTGAAGACCTTGCCAAGATCAAATCCGCCGGTGTCATCCGCGTGGGCACCGAAGGCACATACGCGCCGTTTACCTATCACGATGCCAGCGGCAAGCTGGTGGGTTTTGATGTGGAAATTGCCCAGGCGGTGGCCGCCAAGCTGGGCGTGAAAGCCGAATTCATCGAAGGCAAATGGGACGGCCTGATTGCCGGCCTGGATGCCAACCGTTACGACGCCGTGGCCAACGAGGTATCGATTACCGAAGCCCGCAAGGCCAAGTACGACTTCTCCAACGCCTATATCGCCTCCAAGGCCGCGCTGATCGTGAATGGCAATAGCCCGATCAAGACCTTTGCCGACCTCAAGGGCAAGAAGTCCGCCAACACCCTGACCAGCAACTTCGGCAAGCTGGCGCAATCCTTCGGTGCAGAAGTCGTCCCGGTACAAGGCTTTAACGATTCGCTCGAGCTGCTGGCTTCCGGCCGCGTGGATGCCACCATCAACGACAGCCTATCCTTCCTGGATTACAAAAAGCACCAGCCCAACTCCAAACTGCGCATTGCCGCCACCGAAAAGGACGCCGACTTCTCCGGCATCATTTTCCGCAAGGGCAACCCGCAACTGCAGGCCGCCATCAACAAGGCACTGGCTGACATCAAGGCGGACGGCACTTACCAGAAGATTTCCTTCAAGTACTTTGGCGAAGACGTGTCGCACTAAGCATATCCCGCCCCGGACTTGCCAGCTTGCCCCGTCCTGCGGGGCCGCAGGCTGCGGACAAAGTGATTAGGTACGGTTTCACTGGACCCGGCAAAGCCGGGCCTTTCGACTAAGTCATGACTTCCGCAGCCTTACCGTCTACTCCCTATCCCCCCGCCCTTTCCCTGAAAGGGAGCCTCGCTTTCCTGTCGGAAAACGAGAGGGTTTCGTCAAAATCTGCCGCCCCGTCCTACGGGGCAATTTTGTTGGCACAACACGATAACAATAATGGAGTCGGCACATGCCTGAATGGTTGAAACTGATGGTGGAATCATTGCCGCCGCTGCTGTATGCAGGGCTGGTGTTCACCGTACCGCTTACCCTGCTGTCCTTTGCTTGTGGCCTGTCGCTGGGCTTTGTCACCGCGCTGGTGCGGCTGTATGGCCCCAAGCCGCTGGCGGACGGCTTCCGCTTTTATGTGTGGCTGATCCGCGGCACGCCCTTGCTGGTGCAACTGTTCCTGATTTTTTACGGCCTGCCCAAGGCCGGCATCGTGTTTGACCCGCTGCCGGCCGCTGTCAT contains the following coding sequences:
- a CDS encoding M24 family metallopeptidase, producing MTHTHSPHPQAVGPQFSLAKMQQARDLTFDAIHRIAAQIRPGMTERQAKAVARRTLEAMGMERIWHGIVIRFACNTLQTFHQQSKPEIVLAENDIYFIDLGVVWDGHEGDAGASFVVGDDEQMRACALAAQTLWQRVRDWWQRTGCAGAALYDYAARQAAAMGWQLNLEVRGHRVSDFPHAIYQAGKLGDFAACPDTGLWILEIQIRHPVLPYGAFYEDLLLRRTE
- a CDS encoding DUF333 domain-containing protein: MTQRTTTLLFALSLAAVLSACTTAPASPAMPAVGLANPASLHCLQRGGQLLPRQDQTGNEYAMCRLPDGQLLEEWALFRQDKNH
- a CDS encoding OmpA family protein; this translates as MKRILLCCLASLALSACSSNKAPQAPASTPVAAAPQAAQPVTDSAALAKAALDKKIDANMAANPAFVPFANDSRELDEVGKGQILRQIASFQSDKKLIVRGYCQRGSTSNARAVAHARAVAVKQFLVASGVSAKHIILRINTDKQAQGVQISGK
- a CDS encoding methyl-accepting chemotaxis protein, whose product is MQITHRIILTQAVGLLAMLLVGSYGLWQLHQAQQRFRFVSLNTTASIAAITEAQHSMAEMRLATLKFLVAPDTTIRQAARQAMLDNDRKLDDFLAGYRAHHASDEADMRMLAADQQALERYRTVRDRVVSQSATDRDGAFRALVVDARAMSTALGQRFNEHVAYIFQQVHSLDQQNQDSYSASMQMAIGLMALSLIASGVLGAQLFRTIRRGLAGMQGSMLEVSRTLDFTQRAKVQQQDEIGCTAEAFNHLLAVLQANLGSILQGAQQVAQASALMSDTAGQVSCASSEQSQAAASMAATIEEMTVSINHIASRAQEANAQSGNAGQLLAECSDIVGQTITDIREIATMVETASASIRALEDDSGKVSMVVMVIRDIADQTNLLALNAAIEAARAGEQGRGFAVVADEVRKLAERTARSTQEIATTIDTMITRAQQAFEQMQSAEQRVSSGVARADLADHAIKQIGTASAAAGNLVDEISAAISQQGVASDNIAGEVERSAQMAEQANAAAQTTADTASHLAQLAEKQIATLQAYTL
- a CDS encoding homocysteine S-methyltransferase family protein; this encodes MSQTLILDGGMGRELKRIGAPFQQPEWSALALLEGPHFVEQAHDAFVNAGARVITTNSYAVVPFHIGQQRFEQHGERLAALAGELARRSANKAAHAVLVAGSLPPALGSYRPDLFNEADSLAIHRVLIAGLAPHVDVWLAETQSSLAEVRAVRQALGEQDKPLWLSFTLQDEDVDSVARLRSGETVSAAVAEAIKLGAAAVLFNCSQPEVMEAALDAANAVLQEQGQSLQLGVYANAFPPTPKDAKANATLDEIRADLTPQNYLGWAERWVGKGAGIVGGCCGITPEHIARLAQQLG
- a CDS encoding transporter substrate-binding domain-containing protein encodes the protein MFQRQTKITKTLTALALLAASQSHAGATLDHVQKSGVLRGVLLESYPPYSFLNSKNQLDGFDVDVAKAVAKKLGVKLKLDTPSWEVIAAGKWGARWDICICSMTPNKERAQVLDFPVFYYNSPAVLIANVADKKTRSIKDLEGKKIAVQQGSSYESYLQKKLIIEAPNAVQPAYPFNKVVIAPYDNEELAYQDLALGAGKRVDAVISNLVTARERISKTGKFRIVGSPLYQEPNWVAVDKGDAQWNARVKQIITELKKDGTLSAISKKWIGSDITN
- a CDS encoding amino acid ABC transporter permease, whose protein sequence is MKLENRFRLQVGLVMLCLLGGFVWFVNAFELDYHFALSKLPLLAGLELSPEGFIQGIPLTLLLCLLSTVLAVMIGMLSALGRLSQNPLLYGLATFYNSFFKGTPLLVQILLIYLGLPQLGVVPTAIPSGVAALALCYGAYLSEVFRSAILSIHRGQWDAGKALGLKPQAIMRHIILPQAMKVAVPPTFSMFISMLKDSSLVSVMGLWELMFLAQSYGRSAYRYMEMLLTAAILYWLLSIVLELFQHRLEVRLSASSRR
- a CDS encoding ABC transporter permease, whose translation is MLPQTLLLLIWLELKRYWLNPLRILLSLAQPLMYLFILGAGLAGGTYALDSRYQAYIYPGIVAMSLMFAAASAAVGVVHDRQVGVFRALLVSPLPRSTLALARILSCTVVALVQSVLLLPFAPVLGLAFSPLSLLSFLLAMCLCALVFSALALVMALPFRSVMVFPVVSNTLTLPMFLLSGALYPLELAPAWLQGLARLNPAAYAVDLLRGVLGGRYSALPANSAVLLLIAMLAAAWVVRSLQGRGGRL
- a CDS encoding ABC transporter ATP-binding protein, with product MLQPDQGSVHILGLDARRQAADIRRQLGVVFQDGALEPRLSVWDNLLLIACCYGFAGAAARSRCAAQLAACGWEPMAGRRVESLSGGQRRQLELMRASLAAPRLLLLDEPTQGLDEAASRAFWQQIAGLRQQGVTVLFSTHRPEEAAAAEQCIRLVDGRLQPIAAATAGAR
- a CDS encoding amino acid ABC transporter substrate-binding protein; the encoded protein is MKRFAIAALLASILPGLAAAEDLAKIKSAGVIRVGTEGTYAPFTYHDASGKLVGFDVEIAQAVAAKLGVKAEFIEGKWDGLIAGLDANRYDAVANEVSITEARKAKYDFSNAYIASKAALIVNGNSPIKTFADLKGKKSANTLTSNFGKLAQSFGAEVVPVQGFNDSLELLASGRVDATINDSLSFLDYKKHQPNSKLRIAATEKDADFSGIIFRKGNPQLQAAINKALADIKADGTYQKISFKYFGEDVSH